The stretch of DNA ttttctgttatatatatttcagagcaacgaatgtcttggcagctaccatatggagatggaaggactgaagaggatggtggaactgctgatcagctgggacctggatgtcggggtgctggtgacagaccgacacagacagatcgctaaatggattcgtgaaaacatgcccaatacacggcactgctatgacatctggcatgttgcaaaatgttagttggattatttgtatgcatgacaagttgtgaagtagtgtgtacatatcagtgatcagatgaatgcgatattgtatttaatccacaaatttctgtttttttctgtttgtagccatcggaaagaaactgaaggccatcgccaagcataaggactgtgaagacctgaagccctgggtgcaaagtataatcaaccacctctactgggcagcagtgtctacaccgcctggagagggggaacttctggttgccaagtggaagtctgtggagcgacacattcagaacatccacaaggaccatggcgacctcttcccaatttgtactcatggacaactgcaacggcaaaagaaatggctcaaacaaagtgagtaggcaaataagttgcccgaaagcagtgagggactagcagtattttcctgcacatcttttgaaagtcaaaaaattcagataaacttgtaagtaaataaccagtttaagttgactggaacatttttgtagaaacgttgttctattttaaatttatgtttaggttcacgctcagcagtgaaactggaggaggtggtcaacaacaagtccctgctaaaagatatcgccatgctgtcgggtgaacaccagacttccaaggtggaggcgttccatagccttatcatacaggtgagaattagactgatcgcctgtaggtggtgtcggtggttaccacctgccactaggactttggtggccagggagcaaaatactagagcatactaaatgaagccttgatacagtcagtgtaagcaagagaatgttggaggtccaacatagtggctggcatcttggtgagaaagattgcaaacaattctggcgtggtgttaacattgaaaacaaaacagcttcattactgcaggagatcaagctttaatagctgactattaacagtttaatacacaaacatttgtattcaaatttacaaacaatttataaatttacacacacattgtatggacgcatgactgaataaagtgtcttttatcttatacagttcgcaccgaaaatgtatgtcttctcatacatcggaatgctgtgcaggtatgtttccacactaatctaagtgtcactagtgtgtgccatactttagtactaattattacattattctgttaccacacctaggaacctgcttgctgggctgcactggaacgaaaattcgagccgccctatagccactacacaagcgggtgctgagcgctatgcagtacgctacccgaagtataaagcagggggccatgtggtcaagaaaatcgcgacagagccaacataccgtaagtgtagaggacacaaaacatgtaaacacttgacactttgtatcatgataataatactgtcaagtttcactctccatgagtatattatgttgtgagcaggaacatgtacaattgtattttgcaggctacgtagatgacttgatcagggaggttgttgctggctgcagacagaccccGGACCAGAGAACACCACTCAGCGTCACTGTGGATGTGCCTCCCTTCCTCTgcgatgaactggagaagccagacaaggaggaagccatcgccaagcacaggagtcgcttcggtaagtgtgaaatgccctcccggtaacagttagagatgctacctcagtagaagcatttaagtcccatcttaaaactcatttgtatactctagcctttaaatagaccccctttttagaccagttgatctgccgtttcttttcttttctcctctgcccccccccccccccacgtggaggggttattccggtgaccatggataaagtgctggctgtccagagttgggacccggggtataccgctcgcctgtgcatcggttggggacatctgcgctgctgacccgtctccgctcggggtggcctcctgctggctccactggaccctcactaatatgttagacccactcgacatccattgctttcggtctcccctagagggggggggttacccacatatgcggtcctctccaaggtttctcatagtcattcacatcgacgtcctactggggtgagttttccttgcccgtgtgtgggctctgtaccgaggatgtcgttgtggcttgtgcggccctttgagacatttgtgatttagtgctatataaataaacattgattgattgactgattgattgattgattgattttattgattaagtacagtggccatgtagattctgttgcagtcactgcacgtcttggaaccccgtgtagtccatcgatgggaatgttgtcctaatcttatgtactacacaagctggtagtaccacccttatgtcctttcccagatatccccagcagaagcggacaaactgtcgataggctgtgtgtcgtctccgcctgcaagtagcaaatgatggcagctgttattatccggacatggatacacagtgactcactgttctctgagattcaaaagacattgtcatgcattctattcatttgtcatttactgttgcagtaaattgtaaatattgttgacatctacggtccatctatgtaatacttctatgatatataatgtcatgtgcattgtagcacagtacatttcacagaataagaataagataagaaagtgctcattctgacttatcttccaaaggttgatagaataaagaattatttaaacttattagtgcctcactcattttgctgttgctgcagcatgccatattgctgtttgtaggcgttatacgctgtctgcagcacccattcatccagacacacagatggaaagccatggtggtctatgatgcacgtcttcaccccctcctcctccatcgttctggtcactgcctctatttcactacagcagacacactcagccactgtctccatgttcacacagttttgacatgtacacctggaaatagaaatgttcataatatttgtaaatcaattcatattattgacacctgcaatctgcaaacatgtggaataattaatattatcattgtcttgttgtggatcttattaatctgcatgcatatttttagtattgccggtatatggagctgtggcccatagaaataatgggtaattaattaggtttgacattgtgtcaatgatagatacttagtgtatagataggcctggggtgtaagttgtaacactaacagtaacacattgtgtcaatgatagatacttagtgtatagataggcctggggtgtaagttgtaacactaacagtaacagtgcaagactaggccacaaactaaaactagtctataaataaataacatattaccattctgtattctcaaggcgatctatgtcgtgtgctcctccagcatcaatagcagcagcgtcctcctgaccgtcttcatcagcgtcgggttcaaagcgatatggctctatccctctcacagcttcttccctatctgaatcgcttccactccccactagtccttcacttgcactttcctcatccacaaatctttcatcctcgctcaaattaatggagaaatcgtcgctatctcggtcagaatcgctctcagatctggcggccatcattgcaaacaatagggagctttgcggatatgttcaattgtccacgtcacgctacttccggtaggggcaaggcttttttttgtcagataccaaaagttgctatctttatcgtcgtttttctattctaaatcctttcagcaaaaatatggcaatatcgcgaaatgatcaagtatgacacatagaatagatctgctatccccgtttaaataaaaaaatttcatttcagtaggcctttaaaaatgttggtgttgtttacttgagtcatattgcagtctacacgtatctcttatgtttgactgccatttactggtcacacttatcatttcaccatgtaccaaataaaatagcttagaggacggtaagcaaaaccagaatttttCCTTACATTatgtgcaccgggttataaagcgcactgtcgagatttgaggaaaaaaaaggtttttaagtgacccttatagtccgaaaaatacggtagtcgcaCTTTTGTATAAAGGTTCTAGTGGTgggttatagtctggaaaattagAGTAGTATGTTCAGTTTGACGAATAGAGTTTCTAAAATACAGATAATCGAAAATACAGTGCTTATAAAAACCATATTGTCTTTTAAATGCTGTCCTCGAACAACTGGCTTGGTTGCAATCATGTTGCATTGATGCAAACagggtgaaaaaaaaaactgtgtaaGCAACGCTACTGCTGAGATTAATCAGGACGCATCTGGTTAAAGAATGGCGTCTGATTAAGTACGTATCTGATTAGAGGATATTTCAGAATATGTGTGATTGGTAAGGTAGGTGCTTACTTGCTCCATCAGGGgtccatcacttcctgtgtttactCTTGTTCGTGAGACGGAAGATTGATTGACAGACCACAGAGGTGCTTCGTGCGCCGGAGCATCAACAGGAGGAGACGCACATCCTCCCTTGTCTCCCACAGAGGATGTGACAGCTTGGAATTCAGCGGGTGTGCGACAAACCGTCTTTAAATGTAGTGACTCACTGCAAAGAATATGTACGCTTTTGTGCCTgttttaaaatagaaaaaaacgtTTCCTCCTTATTAACgctattttcatatatatctgatttatgacaccataaGACTTCTAAACtttgtgaataaataaatatgatcaaaatagtatcaatctcacgaagagtcccgagccattttgagagataatgaggaagccagtcacgtgatccgtgagGTAGAGGAGGaatcacagatcccttccccatcaacaacaaatcAACCAGACttcgtgagagccaacaacgattactttggggaaaataattatgatccaggaccttatattttttagcccGAACACAACGAGGATGAGAAATTAGTTTTAGAAGTAGTGGGTGTAGTTACTGTAAATTGTGGCAttctagcattagcagcattgctaggtgccaaACGTACAAACTAACCATTTTAAAccgtaataaaacaaacactaaaatattttcactcttgctgggatgccaaccgacgggacgctcacataattctgtttagatgaagactCAATCACAATACTCACGAAGGCTTAAAAAAAGTTTCTGCAGGAAGCGTCTTTTGGGGTCTATTTCGCCATCTCTGtggatgtgaaagtggaccagcctgtgggtccatggccacatttgtctactagtaggtgagagatgcatgaattatcatctagaatttacttttagcaagtttgagaccaagcagaagcagccgtcggctcagtgtgtcaacaatagcagcgtaagctagcattagttcACTGCTATCGATGTGCTGCTAAATTAGTccatctgcattagcgcttataataacaatatcactcatatttggttatttttcagatcacgacatgtaaatggagtattgttggtactttctggatgtttttagagagtataatgagaggaccctccatctgttgactcaattgttagatatttatttagcatttagaatgcatgaaaaagccaagcatatgtgttcttgtcttacataaggattgtgaatgataaacagcacatctctttccaatgtatGTGTATTTcctgtatgactgatctaataatatggtcatagTGCAGAAACCTTACTACAGTGTTGTCACTCCCCGAAAATAGCTGAAGGTATTCAATGcacaatattcaaaatggctgactgaatttgtggcgttttgtgatgtttaaaatatattttcacatactttgtggattgtaaatacaattggatatggtttaatgtatacatctatccatccattttataccgcttgtccctctcggggtcgtgggggtggctggagcctatcccagctgcattcgggcggaaggcggtgtacaagcATACCGGTATAACgtttttttccactctactggttctTTAATatgggtgctcacactttttctgcaggcgagctacttttcaattgatcaagtcgcggggacctacctcattcatatatataatttatatttgtttacaagttaaaggtgtttaatgataatgcaagcatgtttaacacatatagttaatattgttaataaattaaaggtgtttaatgataatacaagaatgtttaatacatatagttaatattgttaacaagttaaaggtgtttaaagataatgcaagcatgtttaacacatatagttaatattgttaacaagttaaaggtgtttaaagataatacaagcatgtttaacacatatagttaatattgttaacaagttaaaggtgtttaaagataatacaagcatgtttaacacatatagattcctttctttcatgaagacaagaatgtaagttggtgtattacctgattctgatgaattgcattgataggaatcagacagtggtgctgataacgtccgcattttcaaatggaggagaaaaaaagtcctcctttctgtccaataccacatgaaagtggttggtttttggcatcttatttgtccagcttccgtactcctttgtatacactttacaagaaatacattggcggcaaactccgtaacttgctagcttgtgcacgccagctttctgagactcttatgttgttagcgcaggcaggatgaagcagcgcttttattgtgcaactgtgcagtcggtctttggagttttgacgacaggtacggcgccagagtctgttgaaataaaaacagtttctcgccttcctgtcggtaattttttcttaataacgagctggcagcagccagcgtcatctcagaagaccctcgggtgccgtgaatgtcaatcaagtgacgaaagtgacatcatagtgaagttatatgatcgctcatttttagaactatttttttaatgcctggctggggatcgactgacacaccctccgcgatcgaccggtagatcgcaatcaacgtaatgagcacccctgatctacattgtagattgtcactgaaggcatcaaaactatgaatcaacacatgtggagttatgtacttaacaaaaaaaggtgaaatatctgaaaacatgttttgtattcgagtttcttcaaaataatcaccctttgttctgattactgctttgcacactcttggcattctcttgatgagcttcaagagatattcacctgaaatggttttcacttcacaggtgtcatagttttgatgccttaagagtgacaatctacaacgtaaataatcatgaaaataaagaaaaacacattgaattgagaaagtgtgtccaaacttttggcctgtactgtatatatttatatagttacTGTAACTTTAACAAAATATATAGTGGAAATCATTTTAAAACCGTTACACAATTTCATTTTTCAGAAATAGTTTTAAGTCCacaggtgaatgttcaattttcATTTATCAGGATGCTTACAGTCAAATAAATGTTTCCCATtggaaataaaatacatttaattgatctgttccagggtcaagcggTGACCATcataaaactacaaaaatattttttgtgtttttttgttttttttaatattcaggTTGAATATAATTATAGATCACTCTGATTATTATTTTAAAcagattatttattttaaaaaaaacactttcatgTATTTTAATATGAGctcctgttttgttttttcagattCAAATCCTACTTTTTAcagtttacacttttttctctgttTCAGAGCATTTTTTTCGCGATTCCATTTCAAAGTCAGACTTATTGAATTTCAGACAGCAGAGCATCAGCTGAGAGGGGCTTGGCCTCGTGACAGACCGCTTAACAAAAAGGGTTAGGGGGCCATTACGTTGCCTTTCATGGCTGACATTGGTTTTACCTGGTCCAATCGTACACAACTTTGGTGCATTCAGGGACGGCTAAATGAAGTGGAAAAGGGAACGCTTGGCGAAACATAATGAAACAAAACGAGATAAACAAAAACTGAGGACATTCTAACGATGTGTTATTGTTAGAATAAAATAATTGCAGTTGTGGTGCGGTGGTTAGGGAGCTCAGCCGTAGCCTCCTTAAGTGTGGagaggaattttttgacagtCCCTGAAGGAAACGTGGCACTGGACGCATTTCCTATAGTTTTAGCGAAGATGTCTGTGGTGATTCCACACACCTCTCAGTTGATGACACGCACCCAGGCCTAAAATCGGAATGTCAattgttgtactgagcagccaggacagagaGAGCAACATAACACTGATTTTTCTGGAGCTAATTCTTTGGATGCTCACTAAGCAGAAGATTTCTTCCGCATGTATTTCCGTTTACAACTTCCGgcgacaaatgtgtgttcctatttCCGAAAACAAATGCGAGTGTGTtttttaatcatggcagacttggtaacaaacaacaaagacgactattttttggacaaatgaggattcacaaccttatctttttgaagctgaatatactgaggatgaactaatgCTTCCagaagccagcacaaaggaagatgagacgttggagcaggcggaagccgagagagtgaggtggaaGTGAttcaaagctgcaaaatgtggaattggaAGCTGCGTTATTTCAACATAAATTGAGTCTTACCCAAAGACAAATGAGGATCCACAACCTTATCTATTTGAAGCAGAATATACTGAGGAtggactactgcttctagaagtgaGCATGAAGAAAGAGTGAGAATTTGGAGcacacggaagccgagagagtgaggtgaaagtgactcaaagctgcaaaatgtggaatttgaagccatgcttttccgacataaatggagtgctgaccccaataaactggaaaaaaattccaaacgcacaactgtccattgagtgagtcactttaatatcgatcatgatacacacagaacatcatgtgtgttattacagtacatacactgtctatGTGTATGTGCTGTAGATGAGCTAACTGTGTACAAACGAAACATGAAAATAATACCTAATATGATAATATGACACTGTAATATGATAGTTTATGTTTTTCAGTCAATAcggattggtgtcctatcgcagtgttgtgcaagccaaactcaaacgtgtttcatgttgttgtagaagctagcttatctcttttcgtagctagcttttacggttAATACTAccatagcacgccgatgtgttgctaagctagaaaaagagttcctcagtgttcactcttacaataacaatgttgctgtagtttggttattatacaggttacagaacgtaaatgaagtattgttgacggtttttgaacgcattttttaagtgatttagaggtagaattgattgctaccattagctgcatttctagccaccaagaacgaaaccatttttacatgttagaatgcaaaaaaataatttttgtcttcttgtctctcataatgattgtgcacGATAGgcgaaattccaaaaaaaggtgcagttccccttttctCGATGTAAAGCCAATAGAGaacaagcgctatataaatatgattaaCTTCACTTCGCATTTAGAAACAAATATTTCAAAAACACAACCATCTAGATT from Entelurus aequoreus isolate RoL-2023_Sb linkage group LG01, RoL_Eaeq_v1.1, whole genome shotgun sequence encodes:
- the LOC133654386 gene encoding uncharacterized protein LOC133654386 — protein: MMAARSESDSDRDSDDFSINLSEDERFVDEESASEGLVGSGSDSDREEAVRGIEPYRFEPDADEDGQEDAAAIDAGGAHDIDRLENTEWCTCQNCVNMETVAECVCCSEIEAVTRTMEEEGVKTCIIDHHGFPSVCLDEWVLQTAYNAYKQQYGMLQQQQNERRRHTAYRQFVRFCWGYLGKDIRVVLPACVVHKIRTTFPSMDYTGFQDVQ